Proteins encoded within one genomic window of Trichoderma asperellum chromosome 2, complete sequence:
- a CDS encoding uncharacterized protein (TransMembrane:2 (i21-41o61-79i)~EggNog:ENOG41) produces the protein MASVEALYGDLMSRVNETHQSIAVAVIATFLVLLFTTKALSGSPTTTAANGNQKIPSSPSYWLPFLGHALSMAFGKDSFLAGMRSRFPEGIFSLKMAGRMHHFIYKPSLAAALLNLQRPAEDEQMLANRLLESTFGVSKKDQAIYNKIFPEALAQYKHLSSEPGLSEVTSVALSQVKQNIINLVTFSPNPMDQMEWEKLADVDIIEENAKEGPITQVDLMELTRNFVSITVIPAIYGTDFVENFPEIWKLIWVYNESFVLLATGIPAWVPWPRLQRGKLARRRVLAMLYEFEEAMDRHLNGEENDPKWQNLDNVSKLVKGRIELFRKHGVSLEGRAAFDLALLWASVANSNALIPWMLFELYRDPVLLEQVREEIAPYVNAVQPENEFGSAVWVPPVLEDIDIDGLITKCPLLKASYIETLRVYSGGWAMKLMYHDTVLEERGKGGESFLLKKGTYAHIPQELHQFDPQYFSNPTEWQAERHIRETVDESGKKVLTADMGTLRPYGGGLKMCKGRQFALREMLLYTAAIITFYDMQPPRGGSWGEPQTRKLVANRHPKKPLKVWIKRRGQLAEGEEKEDR, from the exons ATGGCTTCAGTCGAAGCCCTTTATGGCGACCTCATGTCGAGGGTCAACGAGACTCACCAATctattgctgttgctgtcatAGCGACTTTCCTTGTTCTCTTATTCACAACCAAAGCGCTTTCAGGAAGCcctacaacaacagcagccaatGGTAACCAAAAGATCCCATCATCGCCGAGTTACTGGCTGCCCTTTCTTGGACATGCCTTGTCTATGGCTTTTGGCAAAGATAGCTTTCTGGCTGGCATGCGGAGTCGATTCCCGGAAGgcattttttctttgaagATGGCCGGGAGGATGCATCACTTTATATACAAACCCtcgcttgctgctgcactgtTAAACCTGCAACGGCCTGCTGAGGATGAGCAAATGCTAGCAAATCGACTGCTTGAATCCACATTTGGTGTGAGCAAGAAAGACCAGGCCATCTACAACAAGATATTCCCAGAGGCGCTGGCTCAATACAAACATCTCAGCTCCGAGCCTGGGCTTAGCGAAGTTACCAGTGTGGCTTTATCACAGGTTAAGCAGAACATCATTAACCTGGTCACATTCAGCCCCAATCCCATGGACCAAATGGAATGGGAGAAGTTGGCAGACGTCGATATTATTGAGGAGAACGCCAAAGAGGGACCCATTACCCAAGTTGACTTGATGGAGCTTACAAGGAATTTTGTTTCAATCACGGTGATTCCTGCCATATACGGTACTGACTTTGTGGAGAACTTTCCAGAGATATGGAAGTTGATATGGGTATATAACGAATCTTTTGTGCTTTTGGCTACAGGTATTCCTGCTTGGGTTCCTTGGCCGCGGCTACAGCGTGGAAAGCTCGCTAGGAGACGTGTTCTGGCGATGTTGTACGAGTTCGAAGAAGCTATGGATAGGCACTTGAACGGAGAAGAAAACGATCCCAAGTGGCAAAATCTGGACAACGTCAGCAAGCTTGTCAAAGGCAGGATCGAGTTATTTAGAAAACATGGTGTATCGCTTGAGGGCCGAGCGGCCTTTGATCTTGCGCTTCTATGGGCTTCGGTTGCAAATTCTAACGCTCTCATCCCGTGGATGCTTTTTGAGCTTTACAGGGATCCAGTACTTTTGGAGCAAGTTCGAGAAGAGATTGCACCTTATGTCAATGCTGTGCAGCCGGAGAACGAATTTGGATCCGCAGTCTGGGTACCGCCGGTGCTGGAAGACATCGATATCGACGGTCTAATAACGAAGTGCCCGCTTCTCAAAGCATCTTACATCGAAACCTTGAGGGTGTATTCCGGCGGATGGGCGATGAAGCTGATGTACCATGACACGGtgttggaagagagaggaaagggCGGAGAATCATTTCTCTTGAAGAAGGGCACATACGCACATATCCCCCAAGAGCTTCATCAGTTCGACCCACAGTACTTTTCAAACCCAACCGAGTGGCAGGCCGAGAGACATATTCGGGAAACGGTGGATGAGAGCGGGAAGAAGGTTTTAACGGCGGATATGGGGACGTTGAGACCATACG GTGGTGGCTTAAAGATGTGCAAGGGAAGACAATTTGCGCTCCGAGAGATGTTACTATATACAGCTGCTATTATCACATTTTACGATATGCAGCCGCCCAGAGGAGGTTCATGGGGTGAACCTCAGACGAGGAAGCTTGTTGCGAACAGGCATCCGAAGAAGCCGTTGAAGGTGTGGATTAAGAGGAGAGGGCAACTAGCTGAgggtgaagagaaagaagatagATGA